From a region of the Thiorhodovibrio winogradskyi genome:
- a CDS encoding peptidase domain-containing ABC transporter, with amino-acid sequence MATRKHRLAAIGRLFGNAELRTVLPGLMVSAFLSNLLALALPLAILQILDRVVVNQALSTLAFLALGLMVAILLEQTLRLTNSIITGWLTARQEHRLTVAIAEHLFQVPLRRYQREEPSAYSEKLRNANRIARFHSGEAVLGLLDMPFVILFLLLIGFIGGYLVIYPLLLILIFLLIMAGYARHGGQVHAGQIGQQERRFGFLFEVFAGIHSVKAMMMESLMLRRYERLQRASSEAGEQAADLNNRLDRIGHYFSQLMVVGVIFLGSWFVIQGEMTPGGLAASLILSVRLMRPLRRVLSVRNQIDDFERADARLQSLLDLPVIEDAGKPPLPPIGQGIELRDLSLRYREEPLFSGLSLSLPKGACIAIQSESGTGKTALLNVLSGAEQPDGGEVLVDGHPLSDFAVSSLPGRIGLLPQSGTLIAGTILENLTMFDDSLNDRALAVARDLGLDHFVAGMKFGYETRLGENAIEMLAGGTRQLIGIVRALAREPDVILFDEANLSLDMDSDQTVRRYLERQRGQRTIVLVTHRPSYQALADQLYHLADGTLVAGPAPENPLPEGPAEQAPRPAPAEDPAVIVNQRFSEQNDLSRSLLPLLGALGWHGRQRELAEALPHFDNHIDLSGFFSVLVELGYRPAALGPSRQAPDDRLLPCLFLPEKGPACVLLGREADGRPRIFHGESGTETSTKTGTKTGEDVLQGDGEYYAFLAEAGEAGESGARPWITKIADRFKRHRRIILVVTLLTTVLSLSPPLFVRATWDAVIPTRDFSVAISLLIGVLIAIALGWMLSLTRGRLLAYIGGRADYILGVNLAQQLMRLPSAALDKVPVTRQVRRIRGLSRLRDYFVGPLARLMFDLPATGILVLALVLINPWMSIVLLVSVLSFALAAWVVVGQSRSLLGNTSKRVAARAEFLDEMLTAMRVIRQTGAQDIWLRRLRKLSAGAAFAGSQESRFNQYVRITGQVIANLTGLAALIVSALLAIRGEITNGTLIATQILTWRITGPLQNIFVSATAATRIRENVKQLDSLMRLPTEADRGVHQTLRPESPGALDVSRVSFRYSNDADPSLLGVNFQIKPKQFVAISGASGSGKSTLLKLFLGMYSPQAGSIFLDGVDIRQLTVADLRGRISYMPQFCDIFYGTVAQNLMLSHPTATREEVTWAADMGGILADLEAFPEGLDTRISGSRLNELPGGFRQRLSLARAMLKPAPIVLMDEPGNGMDTEGEQALLRCLQWLRGRVTLVVVTPRPGHLRLADVVVSMRNARVEAIGPYETLQKGDKRGAR; translated from the coding sequence ATGGCAACCAGGAAGCATCGACTCGCGGCGATTGGGCGTCTGTTCGGCAACGCTGAACTGCGTACTGTCTTGCCTGGCCTCATGGTCAGCGCCTTTCTCTCCAATCTGCTCGCGCTTGCCCTCCCTCTGGCGATTTTGCAGATTCTTGATCGTGTCGTGGTCAATCAGGCCCTGTCGACTCTCGCTTTCCTGGCACTGGGGTTGATGGTCGCCATCCTGCTCGAGCAGACGCTGCGCCTGACCAATAGCATCATCACCGGCTGGCTAACGGCGCGCCAGGAGCATCGCCTGACGGTGGCCATTGCCGAGCATCTGTTTCAGGTGCCGCTGCGGCGCTATCAGCGCGAGGAACCCAGCGCCTATTCGGAGAAGTTGCGCAACGCCAATCGCATCGCTCGCTTCCATTCGGGCGAGGCTGTCCTGGGGCTGCTCGACATGCCCTTTGTGATTTTGTTTTTGCTGCTCATTGGCTTCATCGGCGGCTATCTGGTGATTTATCCGCTGCTGCTGATCCTCATCTTTCTGCTCATCATGGCCGGCTATGCGCGCCATGGCGGTCAGGTGCATGCTGGGCAAATCGGGCAGCAGGAGCGTCGCTTTGGCTTTTTGTTCGAGGTGTTCGCCGGCATCCACTCGGTCAAGGCCATGATGATGGAGAGCCTGATGCTGCGCCGCTACGAGCGCTTGCAGCGCGCCAGTTCCGAAGCCGGCGAGCAAGCCGCCGATCTCAACAATCGGCTTGATCGCATTGGGCATTATTTTTCCCAACTCATGGTGGTGGGGGTGATTTTCCTTGGCTCCTGGTTCGTCATCCAAGGGGAGATGACCCCGGGTGGACTGGCCGCCAGCCTGATTCTGTCGGTGCGGCTGATGCGCCCGCTGCGCCGCGTGCTGAGCGTGCGCAACCAGATCGATGACTTCGAGCGCGCCGATGCGCGCTTGCAATCCTTGCTCGATCTGCCCGTGATCGAGGACGCCGGCAAACCACCGCTGCCGCCCATCGGCCAGGGAATCGAGCTGCGCGATCTCAGCCTGCGCTATCGCGAGGAGCCGCTGTTCAGCGGCCTTTCGCTCAGTTTGCCCAAGGGCGCCTGCATTGCCATTCAAAGCGAGAGCGGCACTGGCAAAACGGCCCTGCTCAATGTGCTCAGCGGGGCCGAGCAGCCCGATGGCGGCGAGGTGCTGGTGGACGGCCATCCGCTCTCGGATTTCGCGGTCAGCTCGCTGCCGGGCCGAATCGGACTGCTGCCACAGTCCGGCACCCTGATCGCGGGGACCATCCTCGAAAATCTGACCATGTTCGATGACAGCCTCAATGACCGTGCGCTGGCCGTCGCGCGCGACCTGGGGCTGGATCATTTTGTCGCCGGGATGAAATTCGGCTACGAGACCCGCTTGGGTGAGAACGCCATTGAGATGCTCGCCGGTGGCACCCGCCAGCTCATCGGCATCGTGCGCGCGCTGGCGCGCGAGCCGGACGTGATTTTGTTCGACGAGGCCAATCTCTCGCTCGACATGGACAGCGACCAAACCGTGCGCCGCTATCTGGAGCGGCAACGCGGCCAGCGCACCATCGTTCTGGTCACCCATCGCCCGTCCTACCAGGCGCTGGCCGATCAGCTTTACCACCTCGCCGACGGCACCCTGGTCGCGGGGCCGGCACCGGAGAACCCGCTGCCCGAAGGCCCGGCGGAGCAGGCACCGCGCCCGGCGCCGGCCGAGGATCCCGCCGTCATCGTGAACCAGCGCTTTAGCGAACAAAACGATCTGTCGCGCTCCCTGCTGCCTCTGCTCGGCGCCCTCGGTTGGCATGGGCGCCAGCGCGAATTGGCCGAGGCGCTGCCACATTTCGACAATCACATCGATTTGTCCGGCTTTTTCTCCGTCCTGGTGGAGTTGGGCTACCGACCGGCGGCGCTGGGGCCATCGCGGCAGGCGCCGGATGATCGGCTGCTGCCCTGTTTGTTTCTGCCTGAAAAAGGGCCCGCTTGCGTGCTGCTGGGGCGCGAGGCCGACGGACGCCCGCGGATTTTCCACGGCGAGAGCGGCACCGAGACCAGTACCAAAACTGGGACCAAAACTGGCGAGGACGTGTTGCAAGGCGACGGCGAGTATTACGCCTTCCTGGCGGAAGCAGGGGAGGCGGGCGAGAGCGGCGCGCGGCCATGGATTACCAAGATTGCCGATCGCTTCAAGCGTCATCGGCGGATTATTCTGGTGGTGACCCTGCTCACCACGGTGCTCAGCCTGTCGCCGCCGCTCTTTGTGCGCGCCACCTGGGACGCCGTGATTCCGACGCGGGATTTTTCTGTCGCCATCAGCCTACTCATCGGCGTGCTCATCGCCATCGCGCTTGGCTGGATGCTCAGCCTGACGCGCGGGCGGCTGCTGGCCTACATCGGTGGCCGGGCCGACTATATCCTGGGTGTGAACCTCGCCCAGCAGCTCATGCGGCTGCCCTCCGCCGCGCTCGACAAGGTGCCGGTGACGCGCCAGGTGCGGCGCATTCGCGGTCTGAGTCGGCTGCGGGACTATTTTGTCGGCCCCTTGGCGCGGCTGATGTTCGACCTGCCCGCCACCGGGATTTTGGTGCTCGCGCTGGTGCTCATCAACCCTTGGATGAGTATCGTCTTGCTGGTCTCGGTGCTGAGCTTCGCGCTGGCGGCCTGGGTGGTCGTTGGCCAGAGTCGCTCCCTGCTGGGCAACACCTCTAAACGGGTGGCGGCGCGCGCGGAGTTTCTCGATGAAATGCTCACGGCCATGCGGGTGATTCGCCAAACCGGCGCGCAAGACATTTGGCTCCGACGCTTGCGCAAGCTGAGCGCCGGCGCCGCCTTTGCCGGCAGTCAGGAAAGCCGCTTCAACCAATACGTGCGGATCACCGGGCAGGTGATCGCGAATTTAACCGGTCTGGCCGCCCTGATTGTCTCGGCGTTGCTCGCCATCCGTGGCGAGATTACTAACGGCACCCTGATTGCCACCCAGATTTTGACCTGGCGCATTACCGGTCCGCTGCAAAATATCTTCGTCTCCGCCACCGCCGCGACCCGCATCCGGGAAAATGTCAAACAGCTCGACAGCCTGATGCGCCTGCCCACCGAGGCCGATCGCGGCGTGCACCAGACCCTGCGTCCGGAAAGCCCCGGTGCCTTGGATGTCTCGCGGGTGTCCTTTCGCTATTCCAATGACGCCGACCCGTCCCTGCTCGGGGTGAATTTCCAGATCAAGCCCAAGCAATTTGTCGCCATCAGCGGCGCCAGCGGGTCGGGCAAATCAACCCTGCTGAAACTGTTTCTCGGCATGTACTCACCGCAGGCCGGAAGTATTTTTCTCGATGGCGTGGATATTCGCCAGTTGACCGTCGCCGACCTGCGCGGGCGCATCAGCTACATGCCGCAGTTTTGCGACATCTTCTACGGCACAGTGGCGCAGAATCTGATGCTGTCGCATCCCACGGCCACCCGTGAGGAGGTCACCTGGGCCGCGGACATGGGCGGTATTCTGGCCGATTTGGAGGCCTTCCCCGAGGGCCTGGATACGCGCATTTCCGGCAGCCGCCTGAACGAGCTGCCCGGCGGTTTCCGCCAACGGCTGTCGCTCGCGCGCGCCATGCTCAAACCCGCGCCCATCGTGCTGATGGACGAGCCGGGCAATGGCATGGACACCGAGGGCGAGCAGGCGCTACTTCGCTGTCTGCAATGGCTGCGCGGGCGCGTGACCCTGGTGGTGGTCACGCCCAGGCCCGGTCATTTGCGCCTGGCCGATGTGGTGGTGTCCATGCGCAACGCGCGCGTCGAGGCCATCGGACCCTATGAAACCCTGCAAAAAGGCGACAAGCGAGGAGCGCGCTGA
- a CDS encoding THxN family PEP-CTERM protein, protein MAFDYAYWPFFCMKRQVRQIAAASYPRHPERLHEGEIDEALSMMSHSNIRNKNALGGRNLCLALIFLSLTTAGSAALAGPVSNWNYVMNAAFTSAVFTGSASDPGLEIFDPDGDGKGYEISWGAEYDDVSSFSIQNTVYLSCSSPNCDQRQEGEFLTVSNDWLDNRSALTIGSGTDQRDENRIGGGESSGDLALDGAYGQGSNITHWNNPIWRQYRDLMRGSILIDLSLTPDGSNQSFDFDLSFSFDFVESANAGIKGVCYDGSPGGACPDLFQIAESDALSLLNNSFVYDNNRYYVSILVTDGNGGASPIGHLADGECGLRASGPQDGCRGWRTAEEEATTVQFAVSITTTPVPSPAPIALLALGFVAMGFARQASVRI, encoded by the coding sequence TTGGCTTTCGATTATGCGTATTGGCCTTTTTTTTGCATGAAACGGCAAGTACGGCAGATCGCTGCCGCCTCATATCCGCGCCACCCCGAGCGATTACACGAAGGAGAGATAGACGAGGCCTTATCAATGATGAGTCATTCCAATATTAGAAACAAAAACGCCCTCGGAGGACGGAATCTCTGCCTGGCTTTGATTTTTCTCTCGCTCACCACGGCGGGCTCTGCGGCGCTAGCTGGTCCGGTTTCCAACTGGAATTATGTGATGAACGCGGCCTTCACAAGCGCGGTTTTCACCGGCAGCGCGTCCGACCCCGGACTCGAGATATTCGATCCGGACGGAGATGGCAAGGGGTATGAGATCTCTTGGGGAGCAGAATACGACGACGTCTCGTCTTTTTCGATTCAGAATACGGTCTATCTTTCCTGTAGCAGCCCTAACTGCGACCAGAGACAGGAAGGTGAGTTTCTGACGGTGTCAAATGACTGGCTCGATAATCGCAGCGCGCTAACAATCGGTAGCGGGACAGATCAAAGAGACGAGAACCGCATCGGCGGTGGAGAATCGAGTGGCGATTTAGCGCTCGACGGAGCCTATGGCCAGGGAAGCAACATCACTCATTGGAACAATCCGATATGGCGACAATATCGCGACTTGATGCGCGGCTCCATCCTGATCGACCTGTCACTGACCCCTGATGGGAGCAATCAGAGCTTTGACTTTGATTTGAGCTTCAGTTTCGACTTTGTCGAGTCAGCCAACGCTGGCATCAAAGGCGTTTGCTACGATGGAAGTCCCGGTGGCGCATGTCCGGATTTATTCCAGATTGCTGAAAGCGATGCTCTGAGCCTGCTTAATAACTCATTTGTGTATGACAATAATCGCTATTACGTTAGCATTCTGGTGACCGATGGCAATGGCGGTGCCTCGCCAATCGGTCACCTGGCGGATGGGGAATGCGGTTTGCGCGCCAGTGGACCACAAGATGGCTGCCGGGGCTGGAGAACGGCGGAAGAAGAAGCCACCACCGTTCAATTCGCGGTTAGCATCACCACAACTCCAGTACCGTCCCCCGCGCCAATCGCACTGCTTGCACTCGGTTTTGTGGCCATGGGTTTCGCGCGACAAGCGAGCGTTCGTATCTAG
- a CDS encoding HlyD family type I secretion periplasmic adaptor subunit: MTKGLKNGSIAEPKHGLKQLNAEPARAKNRLSSRQRRLLSETVRLEEELVPAFFRPVLYLISAVVIAFLVWAGTTELSEVAIAPGRVIPAGKIKVVQHLDGGVVESIHVEERELVAAGDVLLQIDGSQAEADQLQMRARLAALRLKGDRLQAFMNGREPDFSAYEDSYPSLVADQRAIFLNQTATRDSTLEILSRQIEQRERRIDQLKDALATAKEHQELTGELIAMREQLGQRKLVDRSTVLETRRAQVTAIGEVARLSEEIDLVMQELAESETRLLDTANQLKRDAASELGNVRAEIAEVQETLQRLDARVRRLDVIAPISGYVLDLKVQTIGQVVQPGEVLMQIVPDNTPLEAEVRIQPRDIGYVEPGQPVNLRVSAYDYSRYGFAKGALRRISASSVVADDGGAYFLGWVALDTPYVGDDADVNPLRVGMAVDAEIITGKKTLLGYLAQPVVDGMSRAFRER, from the coding sequence ATGACAAAGGGGCTGAAGAACGGATCAATCGCCGAACCCAAACACGGCCTGAAACAGCTCAACGCCGAGCCGGCCCGGGCGAAAAACCGCCTCAGCAGCCGCCAGCGTCGGCTGCTCTCGGAGACCGTTCGGCTGGAGGAAGAGCTGGTCCCGGCCTTTTTCCGCCCGGTGCTCTATCTCATCTCGGCGGTGGTCATCGCCTTTTTGGTCTGGGCTGGCACCACGGAACTGAGCGAAGTGGCCATCGCTCCGGGACGCGTCATCCCGGCTGGCAAAATCAAGGTTGTCCAGCATCTCGATGGCGGTGTCGTTGAAAGCATCCATGTCGAGGAGCGCGAACTGGTGGCCGCGGGCGATGTGCTTTTGCAAATCGACGGCTCCCAGGCCGAGGCCGATCAACTGCAAATGCGCGCGCGGCTGGCGGCGCTGCGGCTCAAGGGCGACCGCCTGCAAGCCTTCATGAACGGACGCGAGCCGGATTTTTCCGCCTACGAGGACAGTTATCCCAGCCTGGTTGCCGATCAACGGGCCATTTTCCTCAATCAAACCGCCACGCGCGACTCCACCCTCGAGATCCTCAGCCGCCAGATCGAACAGCGTGAGCGCCGCATCGATCAGCTCAAGGACGCACTCGCCACCGCCAAGGAGCACCAGGAACTCACCGGCGAACTCATCGCCATGCGCGAGCAACTCGGCCAACGCAAACTGGTGGATCGCTCCACCGTGCTCGAAACCCGCCGCGCCCAGGTCACCGCCATCGGCGAGGTTGCGCGCCTGAGCGAGGAAATCGACCTGGTCATGCAGGAGCTGGCGGAAAGCGAAACCCGCCTGCTCGACACCGCCAATCAGCTCAAACGCGACGCCGCCAGTGAGCTGGGCAATGTTCGCGCCGAAATTGCCGAGGTGCAGGAAACTCTCCAGCGGCTGGACGCGCGGGTCCGGCGCCTGGACGTGATCGCGCCCATCAGCGGCTATGTGCTCGATCTTAAGGTGCAGACCATCGGCCAGGTGGTTCAGCCCGGCGAAGTCCTTATGCAAATCGTCCCCGACAACACTCCGCTCGAAGCCGAAGTGCGCATCCAGCCACGCGACATCGGCTACGTCGAGCCCGGGCAGCCGGTCAACCTGCGGGTCAGCGCCTACGACTATTCCCGCTACGGTTTCGCCAAGGGCGCCCTGAGACGCATCTCCGCCTCCAGTGTCGTCGCCGACGACGGCGGCGCCTACTTCCTCGGCTGGGTCGCCTTGGATACGCCCTACGTAGGCGACGACGCCGATGTCAATCCGCTGCGGGTCGGCATGGCCGTGGACGCGGAAATCATCACCGGCAAGAAAACCCTGCTCGGCTACCTCGCTCAACCCGTGGTGGACGGCATGTCGCGCGCCTTCAGGGAGCGATAG
- a CDS encoding ATP-binding protein: MKRLLQPMVQRDLARKMVFLTGPRQAGKTTLAQMIARQIPNAQVFNWDVLADRRVMLAQSWVPTAPLLVFDELHKMKDWRAWLKGVYDGRVAGQSILVTGSARLDAFRQAGESLAGRYFSWHLLPVTVREFVTATDITPENALDRLLVRGGFPEPLLAETDADARRWRQLYLEGLIRDDILEFSRIGEVRAMRLFVEMLRERVGSPVSLASMARDLQISPTTLGRYLDILETLHIVFIIRPFHRNIARALLKEPKVYFYDTGLVKGDDGARFENACANMLQAEVQWQRDAEGRETRLGYIRDKEGREIDFVLCDSGQPTHLIECKWSNPAVPGYLTATAACFPQAQATLLVRHPRQREQRGSVSVAPAAEWLASLGSSKPF; the protein is encoded by the coding sequence ATGAAACGACTGCTTCAGCCCATGGTGCAGCGCGATCTGGCGCGGAAAATGGTCTTTCTCACCGGTCCGCGCCAGGCTGGCAAGACCACCCTGGCACAGATGATTGCCCGCCAGATTCCCAATGCACAAGTCTTTAACTGGGATGTGCTGGCTGACCGTCGCGTCATGCTGGCGCAAAGCTGGGTGCCCACCGCGCCCTTGCTGGTGTTTGATGAACTGCACAAGATGAAAGACTGGCGCGCCTGGCTCAAAGGTGTGTACGATGGTCGCGTCGCTGGCCAATCCATTCTGGTCACAGGTAGCGCGCGACTGGACGCCTTCCGCCAAGCCGGCGAGTCGCTGGCCGGACGTTATTTTTCCTGGCATCTGCTGCCCGTGACGGTGCGCGAGTTTGTGACAGCGACTGACATCACGCCTGAGAACGCGCTCGACAGGCTGCTGGTGCGCGGCGGATTTCCCGAACCCCTACTGGCCGAAACCGATGCCGATGCGCGGCGCTGGCGCCAGCTGTATCTGGAAGGCCTGATCCGTGATGACATCCTTGAATTCTCTCGCATCGGCGAGGTACGAGCCATGCGGCTGTTTGTGGAAATGCTGCGCGAACGTGTCGGTTCACCTGTCTCCTTGGCCTCCATGGCGCGCGATCTTCAAATCTCTCCCACCACCCTGGGCCGCTATCTGGACATCCTAGAAACCTTGCATATTGTGTTCATCATTCGACCCTTTCACCGCAATATCGCGCGCGCCCTGCTCAAGGAACCCAAGGTGTATTTTTACGACACGGGCCTGGTCAAGGGCGATGACGGCGCCCGGTTCGAGAATGCCTGTGCCAACATGTTGCAGGCCGAGGTGCAGTGGCAGCGTGACGCCGAGGGGCGCGAGACGCGTCTTGGCTACATTCGTGACAAGGAGGGTCGAGAAATCGACTTTGTCCTCTGCGACTCCGGCCAGCCAACCCACCTGATCGAATGCAAATGGTCGAATCCCGCCGTGCCCGGCTATCTAACAGCCACCGCCGCGTGCTTTCCCCAGGCTCAAGCAACCCTGCTGGTGCGACACCCGCGCCAGCGCGAGCAGCGTGGATCGGTATCAGTCGCACCCGCCGCCGAGTGGCTGGCCAGTCTCGGCAGCTCGAAACCCTTCTGA
- a CDS encoding helix-turn-helix domain-containing protein: MNGSPAPKGAKGAPRQLELTPRQRQILSLICKGKANKEIARDLDISLGTVKQHIAALFKRMNVQNRSMAVAQGKGLFDQPSSGPGAVTPPRIVGGDATDEVLLIRRPCIVLALTVASSFDAASCQAFQARLATLGPAMGAVHLSRGAAGAVLLFGVRKASVWDSIKALLLLRQLRDWVAERGASKDQPLSAALDAGIAVISINPQGSWSGDTVATPVISVTRRLLATLSAGTLGIGKQALHLLAAFHAGEALSSRNLSGDHGLALRDLERLFKLDFERNTSDQSARSHWQGLGAILDARRGQRLQLLGPQGSGKTHLCRALLARARALGREARYLRVLPETPAAPMLADADSGTRVTDEALAALVATVAAAEGGLLIIDDFDLLAPSARSALALQLQPVPAATGLLVLTAREQAIAGGDTLMLAGLDAPELERLLAGKGGAGADDRNLDPSALLAWIQGRPLFALELAAQEWIADAPRGLPLPVLLAMASEFDQHRLDWRLLRALNEGMLEPTAERIHALTAMPIAEIEAGITAAVAAGLLMRAGPNGHPRFTSALMQRAVEAILV, from the coding sequence ATGAACGGATCACCGGCTCCAAAAGGGGCGAAGGGGGCGCCACGCCAGCTTGAGCTAACGCCGCGGCAGCGGCAAATCCTGAGTCTGATCTGCAAGGGCAAGGCGAACAAGGAAATTGCCCGCGACCTGGATATCAGTCTAGGCACCGTCAAACAGCACATTGCCGCGCTTTTTAAGCGCATGAATGTGCAAAACCGCAGCATGGCCGTCGCTCAAGGCAAGGGGTTGTTCGACCAGCCGTCATCCGGCCCCGGCGCCGTCACCCCGCCAAGGATTGTCGGGGGGGATGCAACAGACGAGGTGCTGCTGATCCGCCGCCCCTGCATTGTGCTGGCTCTGACAGTTGCGTCCTCTTTCGACGCGGCCAGTTGTCAAGCCTTCCAGGCCCGGCTTGCGACCTTGGGGCCCGCGATGGGCGCGGTGCATTTGTCCCGAGGAGCGGCCGGGGCGGTCCTGCTGTTTGGTGTGCGCAAAGCCTCGGTCTGGGATTCGATCAAGGCACTGCTGCTGCTGCGGCAACTGCGCGATTGGGTTGCCGAGCGCGGCGCGAGCAAGGATCAGCCCCTGAGCGCCGCGCTCGATGCCGGTATCGCGGTGATCAGCATTAATCCCCAAGGCAGCTGGTCTGGAGACACGGTGGCGACCCCGGTGATTTCCGTCACCCGTCGGCTGCTGGCGACCTTGTCCGCCGGCACCCTGGGTATTGGTAAGCAGGCCCTGCATCTGCTCGCGGCCTTTCACGCCGGTGAGGCCTTATCCTCGCGCAACCTCTCCGGTGACCATGGGCTGGCGCTGCGCGATCTCGAACGGTTGTTCAAGCTCGACTTTGAACGCAACACCAGCGATCAGTCCGCCCGGTCGCACTGGCAAGGGCTCGGCGCTATCCTGGACGCCCGGCGCGGGCAACGCCTGCAGCTGCTCGGGCCTCAGGGAAGCGGCAAAACGCATCTGTGCCGCGCGCTTCTCGCGCGGGCGCGCGCCCTGGGCCGGGAGGCGCGCTATCTGCGGGTGCTGCCAGAGACGCCCGCGGCGCCCATGCTCGCCGATGCCGATAGCGGCACCAGGGTGACGGACGAAGCCCTGGCCGCCCTGGTCGCCACAGTCGCCGCGGCCGAGGGCGGGCTCTTGATCATCGACGATTTCGATCTGCTGGCGCCGAGCGCGCGCTCGGCCTTGGCGCTGCAACTGCAGCCGGTGCCAGCCGCCACAGGACTGCTGGTGCTCACCGCTCGGGAGCAGGCCATCGCCGGAGGCGACACCCTGATGCTCGCGGGGCTGGATGCGCCCGAACTGGAGCGGCTCCTGGCGGGCAAGGGGGGGGCAGGGGCCGATGACCGGAATCTGGATCCCTCGGCCTTGCTTGCCTGGATCCAGGGTCGACCGCTCTTTGCCCTGGAGCTGGCGGCCCAGGAATGGATCGCCGATGCGCCGCGGGGCCTGCCCCTGCCGGTGCTGCTTGCCATGGCCAGTGAGTTTGACCAGCATCGGCTCGATTGGCGACTCTTGCGCGCCCTGAATGAAGGGATGCTTGAACCCACCGCGGAGCGCATCCATGCATTGACCGCCATGCCCATCGCGGAGATCGAGGCAGGCATCACCGCGGCGGTCGCGGCTGGTTTGCTGATGAGGGCGGGGCCGAATGGGCATCCGCGGTTCACGAGCGCGCTGATGCAGCGGGCGGTGGAGGCAATCCTGGTATGA